The sequence below is a genomic window from Brevibacillus laterosporus.
TGACTCCTCCTTCTGATTTTTGCTCTATTTGAATGATTGTTATTTCCTGTCTTTATCATAGCGCTTTCATGTAAGCGGATTCATCATCTATAAAAACAAAACTCCCGTCTGCAGGACAAGGAGTTTTTGTTCATTTGCACAAAAAGGGTTGCTTGATTTTAAGAAACTGGAAATTGTTACTCCATCACACTGTCTGGTCATTAATCGCTACTTACATGCTTACTCGGTTTTCAGCTTATACAGCCACATAGCAAATTGCAACGAGATCAAGTCACTAATTCGCTTGGGATCTTTTCCAGTGATGTCATGAATGCGTTGTAATCGGTATCTGAGCGTATTACGGTGAATAATGAGCCGCTTAGCAACTCTGTGCAACTCACCCTCTTCGATCATATAAGCTTGTAAGGTTTGCTGGAGCTCCCCACTTTTATCCAGATTAATAAGATTCTTATACACCTTGATCATCTCATCAGATTTCCAAGAATCCTGTACCGATACCATCAAAGTCTCATTTATGAAATCATCATAGTAATAAACGGTTAATTCTGGAGCCATAGCTTTACCAGCAATCAAAGTGTCTTGAGCAGACTCATAGCAATGCCGTAACCCTTCAGCACCCGAAAAAGCTTTTCCCACCGATATTTTAATAGGTGTGATTAACTGATTTTTAAGCAATGATAAAATTTGCTCAACACCTTCACAAATAGCTTCCTCATCACGATAATGACGTGATTCTTTTACTAATACAATCTGCTTAGAATTCTTAATTGCCATCATCTCAATGGTATCGCGCGTCTCCAATAAACCAACCATTTGGCGTAATGTGGTGTAAGCTCGATCATCCGAAATCCCTTTATCCATTAATTCAATGACCACCGCCACCCTCTTAATGGATAAATCGATTTGCAACCGCCTAGCCTGTTCCTTCCATAAGGTTACATTTTGCTGTTCAGAATGTATGATCGACAACAAAAAATCTTCACGTAACCGCTTATCCAGCTTGGCTTGCTCTAGTAGATAGGATTGTTCTAGAAACATCTCTGCTGTCATTTTGACAAGCTCCCCATACTTCGTCACTTCCCGAGGATCGCCAGTTATACCAATAACACCTACAATTTCGTTTTGGAATTGAATAATTAAATTGGTTCCAGCCTGAACACCAACCAGACGGGTCACATCTTCTGGGTATACTTCAAAACGACCTTTACGCTCAATAGCAATAACCGCACCTTCATGCTTTTGATGTAGCCTCTTTTTATCACCTGAAGCGATAATATATCCATGCTCATCCATCACGTTTACGTTATAACCAATTACCTTCATCATGCGAGTAACAATTGCCTGCGCGAGCTCTTGTGTAACTTGCAACACTCCGACCACATCCCTTTATTGTTCCAAAAAACCATCGGCTAAGGCTCTCACCTCTTTCGATGGTTTTTTGTATAACATAGTAGATAGCGTTATGCAAAGTAGAAGTAACGCAGATAGACGTATAAGTGAGATATGAGTAGCGTAATGATTGTAATCGGGAACGCTACCTTGAAGAACATTCCAAAGCTAATCGGATATTTTTCTTTCGTAGCCATCCCTACAACAATTACGTTAGCGCTGGCCCCGATAATCGTTCCGTTACCACCCAAACAAGCACCTAGCGCAAGGCTCCACCACAGTGGCTCCAGATTAGTAATACCAAGGCTCCCCATTTCTTTAATCATTGGGATCATCGTAGCTACGAACGGAATGTTATCAACAAAAGCAGACGCAATCCCACTCATCCACAGAATGATAAGAGATGTCTTCATGGTATCGCCTTGTGTGAATACGATTGCTTTTTCAGCCAGAGAAGCAATAACCCCCGTGTTCACCAGACCAGATACCAATACAAATAATCCTGCAAAGAAGAAGATAGTATTCCACTCCACTTTAAGTAAAGCCTCTTCTAAATAATGCTCTCCTGTCAATAATAGCAATAAGAAAGCTCCCACTAATGCAATCGTAGCAGATTCTAAATGGAATACGCCATGCAAGCCAAAGCCAATAATGGTTAGTGAAAGAACCGTTAATGATTTCTTTAATAAAGTAGGATTAGTTAATTCCTGCTTTTCATCCAGTAACATTAGTTTCTGTTGTAATTCTGGTGTTGTCTGTAATCCCTTGCGATAAACCAATAGCAAGTAAATGATGGTGACTACGAGTATAATAGCTATCGCCGGAGCCATATGTACCAAGAAAGCCACAAAGGTTAATTCAGGTACAGCACTCCCAATCATGATGTTTGGCGGATCACCAATCAACGTTGCAGCTCCCCCTACATTGGAGCAAATGATCTCACTAATCAGATAAGGAATCGGATTTACTTTCAGCTGACGAGCAATACTAAAGGTGATAGGTACCATGAGGAGAACAGTCGTTACGTTATCCAACAAAGCAGAAGCAAAGGCTGTAATTAAACTCAAGGCAATCAGAATTTTAACAGGGTCTCCCTTTACTGCCTTAGCCGCCTTAATGGCAACGAAGGTAAAAACGCCTGTTTGTGCGGTTATACTCACGATAATCATCATCCCGATTAATAGCCCTAGGGTATTAAAATCGATATGATGAATCCCTTCTTCCTGCGTAACTATACCCGTGAGGATCATGAGTAATCCCCCTGCCACCGCAACGATCGTGCGGTGCAGTTTTTCACTGATAATAAAAGCATAAGTAA
It includes:
- a CDS encoding carbohydrate diacid regulator is translated as MLQVTQELAQAIVTRMMKVIGYNVNVMDEHGYIIASGDKKRLHQKHEGAVIAIERKGRFEVYPEDVTRLVGVQAGTNLIIQFQNEIVGVIGITGDPREVTKYGELVKMTAEMFLEQSYLLEQAKLDKRLREDFLLSIIHSEQQNVTLWKEQARRLQIDLSIKRVAVVIELMDKGISDDRAYTTLRQMVGLLETRDTIEMMAIKNSKQIVLVKESRHYRDEEAICEGVEQILSLLKNQLITPIKISVGKAFSGAEGLRHCYESAQDTLIAGKAMAPELTVYYYDDFINETLMVSVQDSWKSDEMIKVYKNLINLDKSGELQQTLQAYMIEEGELHRVAKRLIIHRNTLRYRLQRIHDITGKDPKRISDLISLQFAMWLYKLKTE